In Bernardetia litoralis DSM 6794, the genomic window TTTCTTGCTTTTGTATAGATGTTAATTCTTCTGGTAGGAAAATATTTTTAATTTGATAATTGAAAAGTTCTTTTGTATCAATTTGATGTGTTTCTGAATCAATTTGTAATTCTAGTTTTTTAATTTCTGTATCTTTTATAGAATTATGAACTGATAGAAAGTTTTTGAAATAACGTTTCAAAAATTCATCTGTATTTGCTTCTTCTGACTGAAATTTTATTAATTCAAGTTTATTTTGAGTAGAATTTAATTTTTGTTCAATTTCATAAAAATATACGAATAGAAAATAGGTCAGTAAATTAGCTTTTTGCATAATAATTTGTTAAAATATTTTTTTAATTTCTTCTTCTCCAAAATACAATTCCCAATTACTCTCAATTTTTTTAGCCAAATGATACGCTAAAAGAGGAGGGACTGCATTTCCAACCAGTTTATAACCAACAGAAGCACTTACTTCAAATCTATTTTTGAGTCCTTTTTTTGGAATCACAAAATTATAATCATCTGGAAAAGTTTGAATTCTAGCACATTCACGAAGTGTCAAACGCCTTTCTTTATAACCCTTTTCTAACTCTTCATTTATTTTTCCTCCATTTTCTTTGCTCAATCGTCTGTACTCAATATTTCCATGATGCTCGGCACGAATAGTAGGCGCAAGTTTTTCTAAATTGACCTCTTTTTGTCCTTGACAATGCGCTCCCATAAATTTTGCTTTTGAATAATACCTTTGAGAAAAATCTGTACTTTTTTCAGGCTCTTCTAAATCCATTAAAACGGCTGCGCTTTTAGTGAAATTTATCATTAAATCCTTTAAAGAAGAAGTATGAATTTCTCCATTTAATTTGTGTGTAGGAATTGGATAAGGTGTATATTTTTCTGAAACAATGATTTTATTTAATTCTTCTAAAGCTTCTTTTGTTAAAGCAGATTTTTTAAACCCAATAAAAAATATACGCTCTCTTGATTGTGGAACACCATACATTCCAGAATGCAGCACCTTGGTAAGCACTAAATAACCTTCTTTCTTGTTTTCATTTGAATCAATATCTGAAAAATCGGCTTGTATAATTTTTTCTACTTCTCCTAGATTTGTCAAACCTTTTACATTCTCGGCAATAAAAATTTTAGGTTTTGTAATTTCTATTACTTCCTTCATCCACATATATAATTTCCCTCGTGTTTCTTCGGAAGGAATGGTGTCCTTTACTTCTTCATTTTTAATAAGTTTTCCATTATGGTCTTTGTGCGAATCAAACCCTTTTCTCTTTCCCGAAACACTAAAATCTTGACACGGAAAACCACCTGTAACAATTTCTACGTCTTTAGGAAAAACGTTTGTATTTCCATTTTGATATTCCTTTACAATATCTACAATGCTTCCAACTCTAAAAATATCATTTTCTGTCTTTCTGTTTTTTGTATTAAAAAAATAATCATTCCAAGCTTTTTTTGCATACTGATTAATATCATTTGCAAATTTTGTTTCAAAAATGGTTTCTTTGAGGTAATAATAAAAATCGTCTTCTTTCTCAATCCATTCTTTATTGATTTTTATGTTTATGGTTTCTTTAGGAATTTTGAAACCTCCTTCAAAACCAATATCCATTCCACCACACCCAGAAAAAAGGGAAACTAAATTCTTCTTCATTTTAATTTTTAATTTTATTATTCTGTAATCTTGATGATGACTAAATAGTATTGCATTTGTTCTATTATTTCAAAATATCAGCAATATCATCTTTTGAAAGTGTTTTGACAAAACTAGATTCTGTGGTTATCAAATCTTGTGAAAGCGCAATTTTTTGTTGTTGTAAAGCTAATATTTTTTCTTCTACTGAATTTTGAGTAATAAATTTATAAATAAAAACTTTATTTTCTTGCCCAATTCGGTGCGCTCTATCGACGGCTTGTGCCTCCACAGCAGGATTCCACCAAGGGTCAAGCATAAATACATAATCGGCAGCCGTCAAATTCAAACCCACTCCACCAGCTTTTAGAGAAAGCAAAAATACTTTAATGTCTTTATTAGTTTGAAAATTTTCTACTTCTGCTTTTCGGTCTTTTGTTCCTCCATCAAGATACGAATAGTTGATTTTATCTTTATCTAATTCATTTCTAACCAAGGTTAAATGCCTTACAAACTGACTAAAAATCAAAACTTTATGTCCTTCGCTCAAGACAGATTTTAGTTTTTCTGTTAAATCTGAAAATTTACCAGAATCGCCTTCATAATCTGAATCAACCATTTTTGGATGGTTGGCAAGTTGCCTTAATCTAGTCAGACCCTGCAAAAGCATAATTTGAGATTTGCCCATTCCTTTAATTTCAATATGCTTCAAAATTTCATTTCTGTAATATGATTTTGCTTCTTCATAAACCTTTTCTTGTGATTTACTCATTTCTACATAAATGATATTTTCTACTTTTGGAGGTAAATCGGTAGCAACCTGCTTTTTAGTTCTTCGAAGAATAAAAGGCTTAATAATCGTCTGTAATTTTCGTGCTTTATCTACATCACTTTGCTTTTCTATTGGGATTTGATAATGTGTTTTAAAGAATTTTTGATTACCCAAAAGGCCACCATTTACAAATGACATTTGCGACCACAAATCAAGTGTTGAGTTTTCAATTGGCGTTCCTGTCAAGATAAGTTTGAAACGAGATTTTAATGTTTTGACAGCTTTAGAAATTGCTGAAGTTGGATTTTTGATGGCTTGAGATTCATCTAAAATTACATAATTAAAATAAAATTGATTCAAAATATCAACATCAATTCGCATTGTTCCATAAGAAGTCAGAATTACATCATACTTTGAAAAATAAGTCGTAATATCTTTATTTCGGTCTGTTCCTGTGTACCTCCAAACCTTCAAATTAGGAGCAAATTTTTTGGCTTCAACTGCCCAGTTGTACAAAAGTGAAGTAGGCATAATCAAAAGTGAAGGCGCAACTTCGCCCTCTTTTTCTTTTTGAGATTGAAGCAAAGCAAGAGTTTGAACTGTTTTTCCAAGCCCCATATCATCAGCCAAACAACCTCCAAAATTATATTCTTGTAAAAAACGCAGCCAATTATAACCAGCTTTTTGATAGGGACGAAGCTGTCCTTTAAAATCTTTTGGAAGAGAAAAATCGTCTATTTCTCCAAAATCATCAGAGTTATATAACTTTTGGAGTTTTCTATCCATAGTTACATTGGCAAAATTGCCTTGTTCTAGGTTTTGAACAATTGCTAAATGATATTTTTTGAGTGCAAATTTATCATCTTTTGCTTGCATAAACTCAAAAAGTTCGCTGTATTCTGTAAACCATTCATCAGGAATCACAGCAATTTCTCCATTGGGTAAAGTAAATTCTTTTTGTCCTTTCAAAATATACTGACGAATCTGCATAAATGGAATTTCATATTCTCCAAAAAAAATTTTTGCATTAATATCAAACCAATCTTTATTTTCATCTATGGAAATACTAATTTGAGATTTTCCAATAAAATAATTTTTTCCTTCCTCATTTTGATACTGCTTCAATTCAATCCCTAATTCTTGTAAAGTGCTTTCATTTGCTGCTATCCAAGAAAAAGCCTTTCCACGAGGAAGAGTAAGTTTTCCTTTTTGAAGCTCCAAACCTAATTCTTTGAGTTTTGAAATGACTGCTTTTTCAAGCATAATTTGCCTTGTAAACTTTGTGAAAATAAATTTATCATTTCTATTTTCAAAGATAACATGAGCATTTTGCTGTTCATTCAATTCTGAAACTTTATAAATATCATCTTTATATCTAAAATTTAATTCAAAAACAACTGTACTTTCATTTTCATTTTGAGGTGTTTTTGATGAGACAGAGGTATTAAAAAGCGAACTTATTGATGATGAAATGATTTTAAAATGTAACTCTGTTTGTGGTTCGTGTTTTTCTACAACAATATCAAAACCTACTGCAATTACAGTATATGATGAAATCAAGGAAGCTACAAATTTTTTGTAATAAGTTTCCTCAACACTTTTATTGACAAGAATAAATTTTTTACGCAAGAAAGGTTTTAGTTTTGCGCCTTCTAATTGTCTATCAAAATGATATAAAATATTTTTATGAAGAAGCCAAGCAGGAGAATTACAAACAATTTTGGCATCAGACTGACGAAAGTCTATTGTTTTTCCCTCGTGTCGAATGGTTGGATAATACTGTGTGTTTTCTGGATTTTTATAGACATGAAAATGAATACTTGTAGCCATTTTTGGAATTTCAATAAATTCTCCTGTTGGTGTTCCATCTTTTTGCATCGTATAAACGAGCTTGTTTTTTTCTAAAAGAAGATTCAGAATTTTGATTTTTTTGTCTTCTATATAATCTTCAATGAGTTTTTGTGTTACTTTATCACCTTTTTCTTTATCATAAATTTTATCTACGAAATCAAAAATTGTTAGCTTTTTTCCTGTCTTGTTGCTTCTTGTCGTTTTAGCAACTTTAGAAGAAACAGGAGTAAAT contains:
- a CDS encoding DNA cytosine methyltransferase yields the protein MKKNLVSLFSGCGGMDIGFEGGFKIPKETINIKINKEWIEKEDDFYYYLKETIFETKFANDINQYAKKAWNDYFFNTKNRKTENDIFRVGSIVDIVKEYQNGNTNVFPKDVEIVTGGFPCQDFSVSGKRKGFDSHKDHNGKLIKNEEVKDTIPSEETRGKLYMWMKEVIEITKPKIFIAENVKGLTNLGEVEKIIQADFSDIDSNENKKEGYLVLTKVLHSGMYGVPQSRERIFFIGFKKSALTKEALEELNKIIVSEKYTPYPIPTHKLNGEIHTSSLKDLMINFTKSAAVLMDLEEPEKSTDFSQRYYSKAKFMGAHCQGQKEVNLEKLAPTIRAEHHGNIEYRRLSKENGGKINEELEKGYKERRLTLRECARIQTFPDDYNFVIPKKGLKNRFEVSASVGYKLVGNAVPPLLAYHLAKKIESNWELYFGEEEIKKIF
- a CDS encoding DEAD/DEAH box helicase, yielding MNVSPNESFKVVYSLYEHQFLGCLFESFVVQVKHGKLTLKYQNISSRNAHEFDKGLSESDYELIELMDSIQQDVIIKKFTPVSSKVAKTTRSNKTGKKLTIFDFVDKIYDKEKGDKVTQKLIEDYIEDKKIKILNLLLEKNKLVYTMQKDGTPTGEFIEIPKMATSIHFHVYKNPENTQYYPTIRHEGKTIDFRQSDAKIVCNSPAWLLHKNILYHFDRQLEGAKLKPFLRKKFILVNKSVEETYYKKFVASLISSYTVIAVGFDIVVEKHEPQTELHFKIISSSISSLFNTSVSSKTPQNENESTVVFELNFRYKDDIYKVSELNEQQNAHVIFENRNDKFIFTKFTRQIMLEKAVISKLKELGLELQKGKLTLPRGKAFSWIAANESTLQELGIELKQYQNEEGKNYFIGKSQISISIDENKDWFDINAKIFFGEYEIPFMQIRQYILKGQKEFTLPNGEIAVIPDEWFTEYSELFEFMQAKDDKFALKKYHLAIVQNLEQGNFANVTMDRKLQKLYNSDDFGEIDDFSLPKDFKGQLRPYQKAGYNWLRFLQEYNFGGCLADDMGLGKTVQTLALLQSQKEKEGEVAPSLLIMPTSLLYNWAVEAKKFAPNLKVWRYTGTDRNKDITTYFSKYDVILTSYGTMRIDVDILNQFYFNYVILDESQAIKNPTSAISKAVKTLKSRFKLILTGTPIENSTLDLWSQMSFVNGGLLGNQKFFKTHYQIPIEKQSDVDKARKLQTIIKPFILRRTKKQVATDLPPKVENIIYVEMSKSQEKVYEEAKSYYRNEILKHIEIKGMGKSQIMLLQGLTRLRQLANHPKMVDSDYEGDSGKFSDLTEKLKSVLSEGHKVLIFSQFVRHLTLVRNELDKDKINYSYLDGGTKDRKAEVENFQTNKDIKVFLLSLKAGGVGLNLTAADYVFMLDPWWNPAVEAQAVDRAHRIGQENKVFIYKFITQNSVEEKILALQQQKIALSQDLITTESSFVKTLSKDDIADILK